A genomic segment from Elusimicrobiota bacterium encodes:
- the rpsH gene encoding 30S ribosomal protein S8, which translates to MDTISDMLTRIRNAVQAKKEVVEIPSSRMKKEIARVLKEEGYIANFKIFEDGKAGTLKILLRYTREKEPAITRIERVSKPSRRIYRSYQEADGGAQELGTVILSTSKGIVTSRQAKTLKVGGEILAKVW; encoded by the coding sequence ATGGATACAATCAGCGACATGTTGACGCGAATCCGCAACGCGGTTCAGGCCAAAAAAGAAGTGGTGGAAATTCCGTCTTCGCGGATGAAAAAAGAAATCGCCCGCGTTCTCAAAGAAGAGGGTTATATCGCCAACTTTAAAATTTTCGAGGACGGCAAAGCCGGCACGTTGAAAATTCTTCTGCGTTATACGAGAGAAAAGGAGCCGGCCATCACCCGCATCGAACGGGTGTCGAAGCCATCGCGCCGTATTTATCGCTCTTATCAGGAAGCGGACGGCGGAGCTCAGGAGCTCGGAACCGTGATTTTGTCCACGTCCAAAGGAATCGTCACCTCGCGCCAAGCGAAAACGCTTAAAGTCGGCGGCGAGATTTTGGCCAAGGTTTGGTAA
- the rpsM gene encoding 30S ribosomal protein S13, protein MARIAGIDLAPHKRIDVALTYIYGIGRKNVGGLLERVQIPGQLRVKELSEAQLSAINNLITKDLRVEGELRREVEGNMKRCIEIGSYRGQRHRRNLPARGQRTRTNARTRRGMRKTVGSAKPGIVAGAAAAKPEVKK, encoded by the coding sequence ATGGCTAGAATCGCAGGCATTGATTTGGCTCCTCATAAGCGCATCGACGTGGCGTTGACTTATATTTACGGGATCGGGCGTAAAAACGTCGGCGGCCTGCTCGAGCGCGTGCAAATCCCGGGGCAGCTTCGCGTCAAGGAATTAAGCGAAGCCCAATTGTCCGCCATCAATAATTTGATCACCAAAGATTTGAGGGTTGAAGGTGAATTGCGGCGTGAAGTAGAAGGCAATATGAAGCGTTGCATCGAAATCGGCAGCTATCGAGGCCAGCGCCATCGCCGGAATTTGCCGGCGCGCGGCCAGCGCACGCGCACCAACGCGCGAACGCGCCGAGGCATGAGGAAGACGGTCGGTTCCGCCAAGCCGGGCATCGTCGCCGGCGCTGCGGCGGCCAAGCCGGAAGTCAAGAAATAA
- a CDS encoding 50S ribosomal protein L18: protein MKRDHQQIRKWRVAKKIRGITHPRLCVSLSLNHIYAQVIDDVRGHTLAYVSTLSGDLSKELKSKHNMTAAKAVGELIAKKAAAAGVKEVVFDRGSRRYHGRVRALAESARQGGLKF, encoded by the coding sequence ATGAAAAGAGATCATCAGCAGATTCGTAAATGGCGGGTCGCCAAAAAAATCAGGGGCATCACCCACCCGCGCCTTTGCGTTTCTTTGAGTTTGAACCATATTTATGCCCAGGTCATCGACGATGTCCGGGGGCATACGTTGGCTTACGTGTCGACATTGTCCGGCGATCTTTCCAAGGAGCTTAAGTCCAAGCATAATATGACCGCGGCCAAGGCCGTAGGCGAACTCATCGCTAAAAAAGCCGCGGCTGCAGGGGTCAAAGAAGTGGTTTTTGATCGCGGTTCCCGCCGGTATCATGGACGCGTTCGCGCGTTGGCTGAATCGGCAAGGCAAGGAGGACTCAAATTTTAA
- the map gene encoding type I methionyl aminopeptidase yields MSREVSVIDVKSAREIALMRESGRIASVILSELATLVKVGLSTEYLDEQARRLVTGYPQVRPAFLGYRGFPASLCVSVNAEVVHGVPRKNKVIKDGDLVSLDWGVEHEGYFGDCATTVMVGQVSEAAKRLTTATAEALEAAIRVIRPGATVGDIGHAVEAYVKALGMNVVKDFVGHGIGRSLHEDPAIPNWGRPGEGAKLVSGMTIAVEPMVTLGSGAVVVAADGWTARTKDGALAAHFEHTLLVTDQGCEILTKPA; encoded by the coding sequence ATGAGCCGGGAAGTTTCGGTCATCGACGTTAAAAGCGCCCGGGAGATCGCCTTAATGCGCGAGTCCGGGCGAATCGCAAGCGTGATTTTATCCGAACTGGCCACTCTGGTGAAGGTTGGTCTGAGCACCGAGTATTTGGATGAGCAGGCGCGCCGGTTGGTTACCGGTTATCCGCAAGTCCGCCCGGCGTTTTTAGGCTATCGGGGGTTCCCGGCCAGCCTGTGCGTATCGGTGAATGCCGAGGTCGTACACGGCGTGCCCAGGAAGAACAAGGTGATCAAGGACGGCGATTTGGTGAGCTTGGATTGGGGCGTTGAGCATGAAGGGTATTTCGGCGATTGCGCGACCACAGTGATGGTCGGCCAGGTGAGCGAAGCCGCCAAGCGTTTGACGACGGCGACCGCCGAGGCCCTGGAAGCGGCGATCCGGGTGATTCGCCCCGGCGCCACGGTCGGCGATATCGGCCATGCCGTAGAGGCTTACGTGAAAGCCCTGGGCATGAACGTGGTTAAAGATTTTGTGGGTCATGGAATCGGGCGCAGTCTGCACGAAGATCCGGCCATCCCCAATTGGGGGCGACCGGGCGAAGGCGCCAAATTGGTGTCCGGTATGACGATCGCAGTCGAACCGATGGTCACTTTAGGCAGCGGCGCGGTCGTCGTGGCCGCGGACGGATGGACGGCGCGCACGAAAGACGGCGCTCTGGCGGCGCATTTTGAGCATACGCTGCTGGTCACGGACCAGGGCTGCGAGATTTTGACCAAACCGGCTTAA
- a CDS encoding DNA-directed RNA polymerase subunit alpha gives MTATVNRELVFPSKINFDKESLGANYGRFVAEPLERGWGDTVGNSLRRILLSSLDGVAVTAVKIGGARHEFAALKGVKEDVLHILLNLKKLRLKLFAEGPEILYLQAEKAGEVKAGQIRQTPNVEILNPDLVIATLEPGTKLDIELEVSRGRGYLPAENNHREGRASGFIAVDALFSPVIKVNYDVENSRVGHITDYDKLILDAWTDGSLTPTEALAKSLKILSSLTEVLLGAVANGSSKKEAAAVTTMDDGALHDVTEEIGKTKTNDYAQALKDPKVQEVLGQPIEALELAPRTLNCLKVAHIKTVKDLVKKAEEELLAYKNFGEKSLTEVKEKVKELGLNLGMKI, from the coding sequence ATGACAGCAACCGTGAACCGGGAACTCGTTTTCCCCTCGAAAATCAACTTCGACAAAGAAAGTTTGGGCGCCAATTACGGGCGTTTCGTTGCCGAGCCTCTGGAGCGAGGCTGGGGTGATACCGTCGGCAATTCGCTGCGGCGCATCCTGCTTTCCAGCTTGGACGGCGTGGCCGTGACCGCCGTCAAAATCGGCGGGGCTCGCCATGAGTTCGCCGCGTTGAAAGGTGTTAAAGAGGATGTTTTGCATATCCTGCTCAACCTCAAAAAATTGCGGCTGAAACTTTTCGCCGAGGGCCCGGAAATTCTCTATTTGCAAGCTGAGAAAGCCGGCGAAGTCAAAGCCGGACAAATCCGGCAGACCCCGAACGTGGAGATTTTGAATCCCGATCTCGTGATTGCGACGCTGGAACCCGGAACGAAATTGGACATCGAGCTGGAAGTTTCCCGGGGCCGCGGGTATCTTCCGGCCGAGAACAACCATCGCGAAGGGCGAGCGTCCGGGTTTATCGCGGTCGATGCTTTGTTTTCTCCGGTCATCAAAGTCAACTACGACGTGGAGAATTCCCGCGTCGGCCATATCACGGACTACGACAAGCTGATTTTGGACGCTTGGACGGACGGCTCGTTGACGCCGACCGAGGCGTTGGCCAAGAGCTTGAAAATTCTCTCCAGTTTGACGGAAGTTCTTTTGGGCGCGGTCGCTAACGGCAGCAGCAAGAAAGAGGCCGCCGCGGTCACCACCATGGATGACGGCGCGTTGCACGATGTCACCGAGGAAATCGGAAAAACCAAAACCAACGACTACGCGCAGGCTTTGAAGGACCCAAAAGTCCAGGAAGTGCTCGGCCAGCCCATCGAGGCTCTTGAGTTGGCCCCCAGGACGCTTAATTGCTTGAAGGTCGCTCATATCAAAACGGTGAAAGACTTGGTGAAAAAAGCCGAGGAAGAGCTCTTGGCGTATAAGAATTTCGGCGAGAAATCGTTGACTGAGGTCAAGGAGAAAGTCAAGGAACTCGGGCTCAATCTCGGGATGAAAATCTGA
- a CDS encoding type Z 30S ribosomal protein S14 — translation MATTAWIAKTRKKPKFPGRSRNRCLLCGRPRGVYRDFGLCRICFRQMAHRGEIPGVRKASW, via the coding sequence ATGGCAACGACTGCTTGGATAGCGAAAACAAGAAAAAAACCTAAGTTCCCCGGGCGCAGCCGCAACCGGTGCCTGCTCTGCGGCCGGCCCAGGGGCGTCTATAGGGATTTCGGCCTTTGCCGAATTTGTTTCCGCCAGATGGCGCATCGCGGAGAAATCCCGGGCGTCCGCAAGGCGAGTTGGTGA
- the rplN gene encoding 50S ribosomal protein L14, whose amino-acid sequence MVQLRAMLAAADNTGARKLMVIHVYGGTRRRYASLGDLVGCSVKQAAPDGSVKKGEVVKAVVVRTKKPCRRADGTYIRFDENAACIVDDTGEPKGTRVFGPVARELRDKNFLKIISLAPEVV is encoded by the coding sequence ATGGTGCAATTAAGGGCCATGCTGGCTGCGGCGGACAACACCGGAGCCAGAAAGTTGATGGTCATTCACGTTTACGGGGGCACGCGTCGCCGCTATGCGTCCTTGGGGGATTTGGTCGGCTGTTCGGTCAAGCAAGCGGCTCCCGACGGTTCGGTAAAGAAAGGCGAGGTCGTTAAGGCCGTCGTTGTGCGGACCAAGAAGCCTTGCCGCCGCGCCGACGGCACTTATATCCGTTTTGACGAGAACGCGGCTTGTATCGTTGATGACACCGGGGAACCCAAAGGCACGCGCGTTTTCGGTCCCGTGGCTCGGGAATTGAGGGACAAAAATTTCCTCAAGATTATTTCTTTGGCTCCCGAAGTCGTATGA
- the rplQ gene encoding 50S ribosomal protein L17 produces the protein MIKTYARRKLGVRPAHRRMMLRQLATHLVQHERITTTTPRAKELKAYVERMISTLKNLDNPALLARATSRWLAPNGLKAEKKFRDTVLPRYKARNGGYLRVLALPPRFCDQAKLSRIEFLS, from the coding sequence ATGATTAAGACTTACGCAAGACGCAAACTGGGCGTGCGCCCGGCTCATCGTCGGATGATGCTTAGGCAGTTGGCCACGCATTTGGTTCAACATGAACGCATCACGACCACGACGCCCAGAGCCAAGGAGCTTAAGGCTTACGTGGAGCGGATGATTTCAACATTGAAGAATCTCGATAATCCGGCTCTTTTGGCCCGGGCGACGTCGAGGTGGCTGGCGCCCAACGGCTTGAAGGCCGAAAAAAAGTTCCGCGACACCGTATTGCCGCGTTATAAGGCGAGGAACGGCGGGTACCTGAGGGTGCTGGCGTTGCCGCCGCGTTTCTGCGACCAGGCGAAACTCAGCCGTATCGAGTTCCTCAGCTAA
- the rpsD gene encoding 30S ribosomal protein S4 — MSSLRSPVCKLCRREGVKLFLKGEKCFVKCVFEKRPYPPGPSGKARTRKKITDYGLRLREKQRLRRMMGINEAQMRRYYDEAQRLPGRTGENLLNLLELRLDNVVRKIGLAASPRFARQLVGHGHVMVNGKRVTIPSYAVQPGDQIQIDKTMKSNFFVDLAQQNHERRATVMPSWIKWDKAESKGEILRLPEKGEVSFPVNDQYIVEFYTRR; from the coding sequence ATGTCTAGTCTGCGCAGTCCAGTTTGCAAACTTTGCCGGCGCGAAGGCGTCAAGCTTTTTTTGAAAGGCGAAAAGTGTTTCGTCAAATGCGTCTTTGAAAAACGCCCGTACCCGCCGGGCCCTTCCGGAAAAGCCCGGACCAGAAAGAAAATAACCGATTACGGCTTGCGTTTGCGGGAGAAGCAGCGTTTGAGGAGAATGATGGGTATTAATGAGGCCCAAATGAGGCGTTATTACGACGAAGCCCAGCGCCTACCGGGCCGCACGGGCGAAAATTTGCTCAATCTGCTTGAGCTCAGGCTCGATAATGTCGTGCGCAAGATCGGGTTGGCGGCGAGCCCCCGCTTCGCGCGGCAGTTGGTCGGCCACGGCCATGTCATGGTCAACGGCAAACGCGTGACCATTCCGTCTTACGCCGTGCAGCCGGGCGATCAGATCCAGATTGACAAAACCATGAAATCGAACTTTTTCGTGGATTTGGCTCAGCAGAACCATGAACGCCGCGCCACGGTCATGCCCAGCTGGATTAAATGGGACAAGGCTGAAAGCAAAGGGGAAATTTTGAGGCTTCCTGAAAAAGGCGAGGTCTCCTTCCCCGTCAACGACCAATACATCGTCGAGTTTTACACCCGGCGATGA
- the rplF gene encoding 50S ribosomal protein L6, giving the protein MSRLGKKPIPVPAGVTVGIDPSGRVIDVKGPKGQLKWTCPGAMKVSKDQSVLKVEPVAAGVSAEPKTKALWGLVRSRVEALVQGVTGGFARTLEIQGVGYKARQEGQKIVFALGASHPISFTVPSGVTVAVDAKQTQMIVSGCDKELVGQVASALRALKPPEPYKGKGIRYSGEHIIRKAGKAAAAAGAGGAKK; this is encoded by the coding sequence ATGAGCCGATTAGGAAAAAAACCGATCCCCGTGCCTGCAGGAGTCACCGTGGGCATCGACCCATCCGGCCGGGTGATCGATGTCAAAGGCCCTAAAGGCCAGTTGAAGTGGACTTGCCCGGGCGCCATGAAAGTGAGCAAGGATCAGTCCGTTTTGAAGGTTGAGCCGGTCGCCGCCGGTGTTTCGGCCGAACCTAAAACAAAAGCTTTGTGGGGGTTGGTTCGATCCCGAGTGGAGGCGTTGGTTCAGGGAGTGACCGGGGGCTTCGCCAGAACGCTTGAGATTCAAGGGGTCGGGTATAAAGCGCGGCAGGAAGGCCAAAAAATCGTTTTTGCCCTGGGCGCCAGCCACCCTATTTCATTTACCGTCCCCAGCGGCGTGACCGTGGCCGTGGACGCTAAACAAACGCAGATGATCGTTTCCGGATGCGATAAAGAATTGGTCGGGCAAGTGGCCAGCGCGCTCAGGGCGCTAAAGCCGCCGGAACCTTACAAAGGCAAGGGGATCCGCTATAGCGGCGAACACATTATCCGCAAGGCCGGTAAGGCCGCGGCTGCAGCCGGCGCCGGCGGAGCGAAGAAATAG
- a CDS encoding 50S ribosomal protein L24 gives MSLGIKKKDTVLVLSGEDRGKKGEVIRVYPDKNRALVSKINMVKKHKRASREKPGGIQTIEAPVALSKLQLVCPKCSQGTRPKVQFLTDQSRVRVCRRCGEQIP, from the coding sequence ATGTCGCTGGGAATCAAGAAAAAAGACACCGTTCTCGTTCTTTCGGGAGAAGACCGTGGCAAGAAGGGCGAGGTGATCAGAGTTTATCCGGATAAGAATCGGGCCCTGGTCAGCAAAATCAACATGGTCAAAAAACATAAACGGGCTTCGCGCGAAAAGCCGGGCGGCATTCAAACCATCGAAGCGCCTGTGGCGTTGTCGAAACTGCAACTGGTTTGCCCTAAATGCAGCCAGGGCACGCGTCCTAAAGTCCAATTTTTGACGGATCAATCGCGGGTGCGCGTTTGCCGCCGCTGCGGGGAGCAAATCCCATGA
- the rplO gene encoding 50S ribosomal protein L15: MDVLNLSDLRPAPGSKHRRKLLGRGEGTGHGQTSTRGMKGQRSRSGDGRMPGFEGGQIPLLRRLPKRGFNNAEFRTEYSVVNLEVLERCFKAGDKVDPESLLERGLLRRDSPVKILGNGTLTKKLTVAAHAASARAREAITKAGGEFQLIGKQASA; the protein is encoded by the coding sequence ATGGACGTTTTAAATCTGTCCGATTTGCGGCCTGCTCCCGGCTCCAAACACCGGCGCAAGCTTTTGGGCCGCGGCGAAGGCACCGGACACGGGCAAACCTCCACGCGAGGCATGAAGGGCCAGCGTTCGCGTTCTGGAGACGGCCGCATGCCTGGGTTTGAGGGCGGACAGATTCCTTTGCTCAGAAGGTTGCCGAAGCGCGGTTTCAACAACGCCGAATTTCGTACGGAGTATTCCGTGGTTAATCTGGAAGTTTTGGAGCGTTGCTTCAAAGCCGGCGATAAAGTTGATCCAGAATCGTTGCTTGAGCGCGGTTTGTTGCGCCGCGATTCGCCGGTTAAAATTTTAGGCAACGGAACGCTGACGAAAAAATTGACCGTGGCGGCCCATGCGGCGAGCGCGCGTGCCCGTGAAGCCATCACCAAGGCCGGCGGCGAATTCCAGTTGATCGGTAAACAGGCCTCCGCTTAG
- the rpsK gene encoding 30S ribosomal protein S11 — protein MAKDAREGASTRRDKKRFANIELARAYIHSSFNNTIVTFTDDRGGAIAWGSAGSCGFKGTKKGTPYAAQITADRVTKRAIEFGVRTVSVLVKGPGPGREVAIRTLQGAGLKIVSIKDVTPLPHNGCRPPKARRV, from the coding sequence ATGGCTAAGGACGCAAGAGAAGGGGCATCAACGCGAAGGGATAAAAAACGCTTCGCCAATATCGAGCTGGCCAGGGCGTATATCCATTCTTCATTTAACAATACCATCGTCACGTTTACCGACGATCGGGGCGGCGCCATCGCCTGGGGCAGCGCCGGCTCCTGCGGTTTCAAGGGAACAAAGAAGGGAACGCCGTATGCGGCGCAAATCACGGCCGATCGAGTGACCAAGCGGGCCATCGAATTCGGCGTGCGCACCGTCTCCGTTTTAGTCAAAGGCCCCGGTCCCGGAAGGGAAGTGGCCATCCGCACGCTTCAGGGAGCGGGTTTGAAAATCGTCTCTATCAAGGACGTGACGCCCTTGCCCCATAACGGTTGCCGCCCGCCTAAGGCGCGGCGTGTGTAA
- the rpmJ gene encoding 50S ribosomal protein L36: MKVRSSVKPICQKCKIVRRHNVVRVVCKNPRHNQRQG; the protein is encoded by the coding sequence ATGAAAGTAAGAAGTTCCGTCAAGCCCATTTGCCAGAAGTGCAAGATTGTGCGGCGTCACAACGTCGTGCGCGTGGTTTGTAAAAATCCGCGCCATAACCAGAGGCAAGGATAG
- the infA gene encoding translation initiation factor IF-1: MTKEEKVVLEGVVLEALPNAMFRVDMGNNHVCLAHVSGKMRMHFVRILPGDKVRVELSPYDLTRGRIVYRLE; encoded by the coding sequence ATGACCAAAGAAGAGAAGGTCGTTTTAGAAGGCGTGGTTCTGGAAGCTTTGCCGAACGCGATGTTCCGGGTCGACATGGGCAACAACCATGTTTGCTTGGCGCATGTGTCCGGAAAAATGAGGATGCATTTTGTGCGCATCCTGCCCGGGGACAAGGTCAGGGTTGAGTTGTCGCCCTATGACCTGACCCGAGGGCGCATTGTTTATCGTTTGGAGTAG
- the rpsE gene encoding 30S ribosomal protein S5, whose amino-acid sequence MLLEKPDAERLEGEEEESLLRPKAAAPAAVAFKETVVAINRVAKVVSGGKRLAFASLVVVGDGNGQVGIGKGKARDVQGSIAKATHQAKKHLVKVPIINNTIPYPVIGIFGAARVMLRPAAPGTGVIAGGPVRAVLEACGIKDILTKSLGTSNAHNVLYAMIEALSRLRTKEDLAKRRGKKPEDL is encoded by the coding sequence ATGCTGTTGGAGAAACCCGACGCCGAGCGGTTGGAAGGCGAGGAAGAGGAAAGTCTTCTCCGGCCGAAAGCAGCGGCCCCCGCGGCTGTCGCTTTTAAGGAAACGGTGGTGGCGATTAATCGAGTCGCTAAAGTGGTTTCCGGCGGCAAGCGTTTGGCGTTCGCATCATTGGTCGTCGTCGGCGACGGCAACGGGCAAGTGGGCATAGGCAAAGGCAAGGCCAGAGACGTCCAGGGCTCCATCGCCAAAGCCACTCATCAGGCTAAAAAACACCTGGTCAAGGTTCCCATCATCAACAACACCATTCCTTATCCGGTGATCGGTATTTTTGGGGCGGCTCGCGTGATGCTTCGGCCTGCGGCGCCGGGAACAGGCGTTATCGCCGGTGGCCCGGTGCGTGCCGTGCTGGAGGCCTGCGGCATCAAGGATATTTTGACCAAAAGTTTGGGCACGTCCAACGCCCATAATGTTTTGTATGCGATGATCGAAGCGCTATCCCGGCTGCGCACCAAAGAGGATTTGGCCAAGCGCCGAGGCAAGAAACCCGAGGATCTTTAA
- a CDS encoding adenylate kinase — protein sequence MRLILLGAPGSGKGTQSERLCAQLHVPHIATGDIFREEIAKKTDLGLQAEACVKSGRLVPDPLVLSMVFKRLEQPDCLNGFLLDGFPRNTEQAKELEVYLNRKGLRLDLVIYLEAAQDVIVGRLSGRRYCGKCQMVYNLVTNPPKADSVCDRCAGQLLARPDDEPVTVRKRLMVYEELTSPLIAYYKATASFIAVDASRSVDEVTQDTMRHLEAKIK from the coding sequence ATGAGGCTGATTTTATTAGGCGCGCCGGGATCGGGCAAGGGAACCCAATCCGAGCGTTTATGCGCGCAACTGCATGTTCCCCATATCGCGACCGGCGATATTTTTCGCGAAGAAATCGCCAAAAAAACGGATTTAGGCCTTCAGGCTGAAGCTTGCGTGAAGTCCGGGCGCTTGGTTCCGGATCCGCTGGTTTTGTCCATGGTTTTTAAACGGTTGGAGCAGCCCGATTGCCTGAACGGATTTTTACTGGACGGTTTTCCCAGGAATACCGAACAGGCCAAGGAGCTGGAAGTTTATTTGAACAGAAAAGGGCTTCGGCTCGATCTGGTTATTTATCTTGAAGCGGCCCAGGATGTTATTGTCGGCCGTCTTTCCGGGCGGCGCTACTGCGGGAAGTGTCAAATGGTGTATAATTTGGTTACCAATCCGCCGAAGGCAGATTCCGTCTGCGACCGTTGCGCGGGTCAGTTACTGGCCCGGCCTGATGATGAGCCGGTGACCGTCAGGAAGCGCCTGATGGTTTACGAGGAGCTGACCAGCCCCTTGATCGCTTATTACAAAGCGACGGCGTCTTTTATCGCGGTCGACGCTTCTCGGTCGGTGGACGAGGTCACTCAAGACACGATGCGGCATCTTGAGGCCAAAATAAAATGA
- the secY gene encoding preprotein translocase subunit SecY encodes MEQILNLFKIPELRSRLFMTFGLLAVYRVAAAIPLPGINTEALRMLFEQHRGSFLGFLDIFSGGALSKFSILTLGTIPYINASIIISLLQGAHVIPYLERLSREGETGRKRIQQLTRYLTVFLALFQSVAIAIGFSSPQDPGSPQIVMDASVGFYLLTALTWTAGAVFVMWLGEQITEFGIGNGISLIIFAGIIARFPAAAADVIRLIRVEEISPFGALLLVSLVVVICGLVVWVETAQRQIPVQYAKRLVGRRMMGGASTYLPIKLDPSGVIAVIFASAVIQAPLFLSQLAPNSAVSGFIQRILGGFNQGLPIFSLIYASLIIFFCYFYNSIAINPQDLAENMKKWGGFIPGIRPGRSTAEHIEWIVEHLTLFGALFVATIAVLPDYLRQHLAAPFFFGSTSLLIVVGVALDTIGQMEAHLLMRHYDGFMKQGRVKGRWFNVGQTA; translated from the coding sequence GTGGAGCAAATCCTTAATCTTTTTAAAATCCCGGAGCTCAGATCGCGGCTGTTCATGACGTTCGGCTTGCTCGCTGTTTATCGCGTGGCCGCCGCCATCCCGTTGCCCGGCATCAATACCGAAGCTTTGCGGATGTTGTTTGAACAACACCGCGGCTCATTTTTGGGTTTTCTTGATATTTTTTCAGGCGGGGCGCTGTCAAAGTTTTCCATTCTTACGTTGGGAACGATCCCTTATATCAACGCTTCGATTATCATCAGCCTGCTTCAGGGAGCGCATGTGATTCCCTACTTGGAACGGCTCTCCCGGGAAGGTGAAACCGGGCGCAAGAGAATCCAGCAGCTGACGCGCTACCTGACGGTTTTTCTGGCGCTGTTCCAGTCCGTGGCCATTGCCATCGGTTTTTCGAGCCCGCAGGACCCCGGTTCACCCCAAATCGTCATGGACGCCAGCGTGGGTTTTTATTTATTGACGGCGTTGACTTGGACCGCCGGCGCTGTTTTTGTTATGTGGTTGGGGGAACAAATTACCGAGTTCGGCATCGGCAACGGCATTTCTCTGATTATTTTCGCGGGCATCATTGCGCGTTTCCCGGCGGCCGCCGCCGACGTCATCCGTTTGATCCGCGTGGAGGAGATTTCGCCTTTTGGGGCGCTGTTATTGGTCAGTTTGGTGGTTGTGATATGCGGTTTGGTGGTTTGGGTGGAAACGGCCCAACGTCAAATTCCGGTCCAGTATGCCAAACGTTTGGTTGGGCGGCGTATGATGGGTGGGGCCAGCACCTACCTGCCCATCAAGCTTGACCCCAGCGGCGTGATTGCCGTTATTTTCGCTTCGGCCGTGATCCAGGCCCCTTTATTTTTGAGTCAATTAGCCCCGAATTCCGCGGTTTCTGGATTCATCCAGCGTATCCTGGGCGGTTTCAACCAAGGCTTGCCTATTTTTTCCCTGATTTACGCCAGCCTGATTATTTTCTTTTGTTATTTTTACAATTCCATCGCCATCAATCCTCAGGATTTAGCCGAAAATATGAAGAAATGGGGCGGATTTATCCCGGGCATACGCCCCGGCCGGTCGACCGCGGAGCATATCGAATGGATCGTGGAGCATTTAACGTTGTTCGGCGCCTTATTCGTGGCGACCATCGCCGTTCTTCCCGATTACCTGAGGCAGCATTTGGCTGCGCCGTTTTTCTTCGGGAGCACCTCGCTGTTGATCGTTGTGGGCGTGGCCTTGGATACGATCGGGCAAATGGAAGCGCATCTGTTGATGCGTCACTATGACGGATTTATGAAGCAAGGCCGGGTCAAAGGCCGTTGGTTCAATGTGGGGCAAACCGCATGA
- the rplE gene encoding 50S ribosomal protein L5 translates to MTKPNIVSEAPNRDYTPRLKALYKAVVVSEVMQRFSLKNIWQAPRLTKIVVNMGVGQGKEDVKYFDQMKEDLSLITGQLPDVRRAKKSIASFKVRQGQPIGLRVTLRGDRMWEFLDRLTTIALARIRDFRGLDGGAFDEGGNYNIGLREHHIFPEVSLERSPRAHGMNITIVTTADSTEQVRTTLELLGLPFRKQAKGKAKGTA, encoded by the coding sequence ATGACGAAACCCAACATTGTTTCTGAAGCGCCGAATCGCGACTATACGCCGAGGCTCAAAGCTCTTTACAAGGCGGTCGTTGTTTCCGAGGTGATGCAGCGGTTCAGCTTGAAAAACATTTGGCAGGCGCCGCGCTTGACGAAAATCGTGGTCAACATGGGCGTTGGTCAGGGCAAGGAAGACGTCAAATATTTCGATCAGATGAAAGAAGACCTGAGTCTGATCACCGGTCAGCTGCCGGATGTCCGCCGGGCCAAGAAATCCATCGCCAGTTTTAAAGTCCGCCAGGGTCAGCCCATCGGTTTGCGCGTGACCTTGCGCGGCGACCGGATGTGGGAGTTTCTGGACCGGCTGACAACCATCGCCTTGGCGCGCATCCGCGACTTTCGCGGGCTTGACGGCGGGGCTTTCGATGAGGGCGGCAATTACAATATCGGACTGCGCGAGCATCATATTTTTCCCGAAGTCAGCCTGGAGCGCTCCCCGAGGGCGCATGGCATGAACATTACGATTGTAACGACCGCCGATAGCACAGAACAGGTTCGAACGACGCTTGAACTCCTGGGCCTGCCGTTTAGAAAACAGGCCAAGGGAAAAGCGAAAGGAACGGCATAA